GATAGTTCATCATTAGTTGCTGGTTACCAATACCACAAAGACGCTCTCACTATTCAAATTATTCCTTTTGTAAATCAAGAGGATTTTGATAAATTACTGTGGTGTACAAATTATAATCTTATTAGAGGTGAAGACTCTTTTATTAGAGCTCAATATGCTGGTAAGCCCATGTTATGGCATATTTATCCACAACAAGAAGATGCTCATTTAACAAAATTAAACGCTTTTCTCGATTACTATTTAACAGATTTAACTGCTAATGAAAAACAGGCCACTATTGATTGGTGGTTTGCTTGGAATAAACAACAAAATCTCGCTAATAGTTGGCTAAACTATCAACAACACCTACCTAAACTACAAAAACAGGCAATAAATTGGGCAAAAAAGCAAAAAACTGTTACAGATTTGATCACAAAACTAGCCAAACTTTATAAAAATTGGCTATCATAGGCAGTTCTAAAATTTTATATAAAGTACTAATCAGATAAATTAACGGATATCCTAATGAAAACCGCTCAAGAATTTCGTGCTGGCCAAGTAATGAATATTAATGATGCACCATGGGTTGTGCAAAAAACCGAATTTAATAAATCAGGCCGCAATGCTGCTGTTGTAAAAATGAAGTTAAAAAACATTTTAACAGGTGCTGTTACTGAAAATGTTTACAAAGCAGATGATAAATTAGAACCTATCATTCTAGAACGTAAAGAAGTAACTTATTCATACTTTGCTGATCCTAACTTTGTATTTATGGACAATGAATACAACCAATACGAAGTAGAAAGAGACGACTTAGGTGATGCTGTTCATTTTATTGAAGATGGCATTCAAGACGTTTGTGAAGCAGTATTTTATG
This portion of the Entomomonas sp. E2T0 genome encodes:
- the efp gene encoding elongation factor P, which encodes MKTAQEFRAGQVMNINDAPWVVQKTEFNKSGRNAAVVKMKLKNILTGAVTENVYKADDKLEPIILERKEVTYSYFADPNFVFMDNEYNQYEVERDDLGDAVHFIEDGIQDVCEAVFYDGRVISVELPTTIVRQIAYTEPAVRGDTSGKVMKVARLNTGYELKVSEFCEIGDYIEIDTRTNEYKARAKV